GATTGTGTACAGATATGCAAAATTTCTGAAGAAAGTCCGTCACTAATATCAATCATCGCGGTGGGTCTAACCTCCAAATCGGTTAAGAGCTTTGTAATATCCTTACGGGCTTCCGGCTTTAATTGGCGTTCTATTAAATAGGTATAGGGCTCCAGATCGGGTTGTGAATTTGGATTTACCTTAAAGACTTCCTTTTCTCGTTCAAGAACTTGCAACCCTAAATAAGCGGCTCCCAAATCCCCTGTCACCACTAGCAAATCGTTTTCTTTCGCCCCGTTACGATATACAATATCTTCCGGTTTTGCATAGCCAATTGCGGTGATGCTAATAATAAGTCCGGTGGTGGATGAAGTGGTATCTCCTCCAACTACGTCGACATTATAAACCTTAGAAGCCGTGGCAATTCCTGCGTATAATTCTTCCAGGGCCTCAATGGGAAACCTGTTCGACACCGCGATGGAAACTGTAATTTGAGCCGCCGTAGCGTTCATGGCATATACATCGGAGAGATTTACCACCACAGCCTTATAGCCCAAATGCTTTAAAGGTACATAGCTAAGGTCAAAATGCACCCCTTCCACCAACAAATCGGTAGTTACTACTATTTGTTTTTTGGCTTCGGAAACTAATACTGCAGCATCGTCGCCTATTCCCTTGATAGTAGTTTTTTGACTTATTTTGAATTGTTTGGTAAGATGGTCTATGAGACCAAATTCTCCCAATTCTGAAATATTGGTTTTAGAAGGATTTTTATTTTCAAGCATGCCTCTTCAAAGTTAAGGATGCAAAAATACGTTTTCGAATTGTAATATGTGAACAATTTGAAAAATCCTTACAAGGTGATTAAACCAAAAAGCAACTCACGAGTCTAAGATTAATTAACATTTGAATTTGTGCGTATTATTGTATTTTTTATATTTTTGGCCTCCTTACCAAGCCTATAATTCCAGATTATGCATCGATTCCATGTTTTTTATTGCATAATTCCCAATATTTAATACAAAAACTCGTTCACAAGAATACCTAATTTAAAAAATAACCAATGAAAAACTTTTTACTTCCCATTTTAGCCTTGAGCTTAACTTATGTGAGTGCCCAAACACCTTGTACGGGTGGTATGGCCGGTCCATATCCATGTAGCGGATATACATTACAATCTGAATTTTCTCTAAATGATATGAATGCGGGTGCAGGAAACGATTCCTGGGGATGGACAGACCCTGCCAACGGGGACGAATATGCAATAGTAGGTCTAAATAATGGGACGGCTTTTATAGACATTTCCGATCCTGTAAATCCCGTTTATCTTGGAAAACTTCCAACACATACATCCAACAGTTCCTGGAGAGATATAAAAGTATACAATAATTATGCATTCGTGGTAAGCGAGGCTAACAATCATGGGATGCAGGTTTTCGACCTAACACGTCTAAGAAACGTGGTTGCACCTCCGGTTACTTTTACTGAAGATGCCCATTATAATGGTTTCGGGAGTGCCCATAACATTGTGATAAATGAAGATACCGGTTATGCCTATGGTGTTGGGACAAGCTCTTTCAATGGAGGTCCGCATTTTGTAAATATTCAAAACCCGTTAAATCCAACAGCGGCAGGTGGGTATTCATTAGGATCATATAGCCACGATGCACAAGTAGTTACCTATTGCGGTCCCGACAGTGATTATTCGGGGCGTGAAATCTTAATTGGAAGCAACGAAACCAATATAGTTATTGTAGATATAACCGATAAGGCGAACCCTGTTGGAATTTCAAATATCTCTTACACAAATGTTGGTTATACCCACCAAGGATGGTTTACAGAAGATCAGCGTTATTTCATCCTCGGTGACGAGATAGATGAACAAAATGTTGGTTTTAATACACGAACCATAATTTTCGATTTCAACGATTTGGATAGTCCTCAATTTCATTTTGAATACACCGGACCAACTCCGGCAATCGATCACAACGGTTATGTAAAAGGAACTAAATACTACATGGCGAATTACAGAGCCGGATTGAGAGTTATTGATGTTTCGGACATTGCAAATCAGAATATTGTAGAAGAAGGATTTTTTGACAGTTATCCAAATAATAACAACGCCAACTTTAGTGGTGCTTGGAATGTTTACCCATATTTTGAAAGCGGAAATATTGTAATTAGTGATATTAACAGAGGTTTTCTTCTTGTAAAAGCGGCAACCAACGATCTAATACCTCCAACTGCAGTGTGTCAAGATGTTACTGTTTCACTTGACGCCAATGGCATCGCAACTGTTGCGGCATCTCAAGTGAATAATGGATCGGCCGACAATAGCGGAACTGTTTACACCTTGTTATGTAATAACACTTTCGACTGTTCAGATTTGGGCGAAAACACGGTAGAACTGGAAGTGTATGACGATTTCGGAAACAGAGATTATTGCTCTGCAACTGTAACTGTAATTGACAACATCGCTCCTGTGCTTACGTGTCCTGCAGACTTTACCGTTGGATATAACGGAGGAAATCAATTTTATACAGTTCCAAGTTACGGTACTACCGGAGTTGTTACTGTTGTCGACAATTGTGCAACAACCATTACTCAAGATCCTATTGAAGGAACTGAATTAACTACGGGAACGTATACTATTTCTTTCGATGTAACCGATGCTTCAGGAAACACAGACTCATGTAGTTTTGAACTTACTATAGACGGAACTTTAGGCTCTGCCGATTTTGAATTGGAAAGCGGATTATCAATATTCCCTAATCCTGCTTCAGAAGTAATTACCATTGCATCAAAAAACATCGCGCTTACTTCTCTTGAAGTAGTTGATATTTTAGGAAAGCGAATCTATTCGGTTTCAAATCTAAACTCAGCAACTACTGCAATAGATATTTCGGCCTTGTCTAAAGGAATGTATTTTGTAATAATTAATAATACTGTTACCAAGAAAATCATAAAAAAATAGTCCTAGCTACCATTGTAGCAAAAGCTAAAATTTAAACAAAGCACTAACTAATAACCCATGGGTTGTGGTTAGTGCTTTTTTATTGCTATTTTTAAAATTCTTTATTACAATTCGACTTTTCATGAAGCAAATTACTACAATTCTGGCCTTTTTGATTTCCTTTTCAGTGTATGCACAAACACCATGTGAAAGCGGTATGGCAGGATCATTTCCTTGCAGTGGTTACGATTTACAATCGCAAATTCCCCTAGGAGTGATGAATTCAACCCGAGCCAATGATTCATGGGGTTGGACCGATCCGCAGGACGGGAAAGAGTACGCTATAATCTGCCTCATAGAAGGCACGGCCTTTATCGATATCTCCGATCCTGTGAATCCTATTTACCTGGGACAATTACCCACCGAAAATAACAGTAGTACTTGGAGAGATGCGAAAACATATAACAATTATGCCTTTATCGTGAGTGAAGATTCCGGACACGGGATGCAAATTTTCGACTTAACTCGTTTGCGAAATGTTGCAAATCCGCCGGTTGTGTTTACAGAAGACGCTCATTACAGCGGATTTGGATCTGCACATAATATCGTGATCAATGAAGCCACTGGCTACGCCTATGGTGTGGGTACTAATATGAACAGTGGAGGACCTCATTTTATAAACATCCAAGACCCTTTAACCCCTATAGGAGTTGGAAGTGATTCAACTAACGGTTACTGTCACGATGCCCAGGTAGTAATTTACAATGGCCCCGATACAGATTATACCGGGCGTGAGATTCTATTTGGAAGCTATGAAACTCAGGTTGTAATTGTAGATGTCACCGACAAAAACAATCCACAAACCATTTCGACTATAGGCTATACGAATGTAGAATATACCCATCAAGGGTGGCTTACCGAAGATCATCGTTACTTTCTATTAGGCGACGAACAGGACGAAATTAATTTGGGCTTAAATTCCAGAACCATTGTATTCGATTTTAACGATTTGGACAATCCGCAGTTTCATTTCGACTATCTGGGGCCAACCGCTGCCACAGATCACAATGGTTATGTAAAAGGAAATACATTTTATATTTCGAACAATGCGGCAGGTTTACGTGCTGTAGATATTTCGGATATTGCAAATATGAATATGATGGAAGAAGGTTTTTTCGATTCCTATTTACCGGACAATAACGCAGGATATAACGGGGCCTGGAATGTGTATCCCTTTTTTGAAAGCGGAAATATTGTAATAAGCGACCGAACACAAGGATTCTTGCTTGTAACTCCATCAGTTTTGGGAATGAATGATCTCCCCTACAACGATGAATTTACAGTGTATCCTAATCCGGCTTCCGAAAATATAACAGTGAGTTCAAAAAGTATGGAATTAGAATCAATTACAATTTATACGGGTCTTGGGCAAAAAGTCTTAGCTCTGGATTCTATAGATTCGTATGCGTCGAACATAGTTGTTTCTAATTTTCCGCCGGGGATATATTTCGTTAACATCAATAATCTTACAGTCAAAAAAATACTTATAAACTAGCGTTTTTATTGACCTAGTAAGTTACTAGAGGATTATTTTTTAACGAATTATGTTAGGGATTAATGCTTTTTTATTCCTAGCTTTACTCGCTTCCAATTAATTTAATATTTAGATGAAAAAATTACTCCCTTTTATAATTATCCTATGCTGCGGTATGGTAACTGCTCAAGTGCCATGTACCGGCGGTTTTGCGAATTCCTTTCCTTGTAGTGGTTACGACTTACAATCTCAAATTAGTTTAGCGGTAATGAATTCCCCCGGTGCAAACGATTCATGGGGTTGGATTGATCCGGATAATGGAGATGAATATGCCATAGTAGGATTGGAAGACGGTACTGCATTTATTGATATTTCAGATCCGGTGAATCCTGTTTACCTGGGGAAACTACCTACTCAAACCAGCGTTACGGTATGGCGGGATATAAAAACATATAATAACTATGCTTTCATCGTAAGCGAAGCTCCGGGTCATGGGATGCAAATATTCGATTTAACCCGATTGCGAAATGTACCCAACCCTCCAACAACTTTTACTACCGATGCACATTACGACGATTTTAGCAACGCCCATAATATTGTAATAAACGAAGATATAGGGTTTGCTTATGTAGTGGGAACCAATACATTTAGTGGAGGAACTCATTTTGTAAATATCCAGGACCCTTTAAACCCTACGCCGGCCGGTGGGTTTGCGACAGACGGCTATACTCACGATGCCCAAGTGGTAACTTACAATGGCCCTGATTCAGATTATACGGGTCGTGAAATTTTAATTAGCAGCAGTGGAAGCGAACAAATTGTATCTATTGTAGATGTTACAGACAAAAATAATCCTGTGAGCATTTCCACCTTATCTTATACCAACGTTGGATATACACACCAAGGCTGGTTTACGGAAGACCAAAGATATTTCCTTTTAGGAGATGAATTTGATGAATCGAACGTTGGTTTTAATACCAGAACGATTGTTTTTGACCTAAGTGATTTGGATAATCCACAACAAAGTTTCGAATATTTTGGAGCAACTACAGCCATTGACCACAACGGATATGTTAAAGGAAACAAATACTTCTTGGCCAATTATGCCGCAGGATTTAGAGAAATTGATATTAGTGATATTGCCAACGGCAATATGTCTGAAGTAGGGTTTTTTGACACCTACCCCGCCGATAATAATGCAAGTTATAGCGGGGCCTGGAATGTTTATCCTTATTTCGACAGTGGAAATATTTTAATTACAGATAGAAGCGGTGGTTTTTTCCTGGTAAAATCTTCATCTCTTGCCGTAAATGATTTTTCGGAAACAAATAATTTTGCCGTATACCCTAATCCGGCTTCAACTACTTTAAATATTGAGGCAGCTAATAGCGCTATTCTAAAAATAACTATTTCCGATATGATTGGAAATATTTTATACACTGCAGAAAACTTGAATACAAACGAGAAAGAAATCGACATCTCCATCTATAGTCAAGGCATGTACTTTCTAAACATCAACGACAATACCACTAAAAAAATTATCAAAAAATAGCCGTTATTTTGTAATACATAACCACTTTTACGACTGTAAACTATTGGTGCTTCGAATTTTAGCCCATATAGTTGCTGTTGCTACTTTTATAATATTATTTTTACGAACTATAATTTAATTCAACTCAAATGAAAAAAGCACTACCCTTATTTTTAGCATTGATAACCTCTGTAGTAATTGGGCAAACGCCCTGTGTTAGTGGATTTGCAGGAAGCTATCCCTGTAGCGGTTACGATCTGCAAGCGCACTTTTTTTTAGCTGAAATGGGAGCATCAGACGGCAATGATTCCTGGGGATGGACCGATCCTGCTGACGGAGCGGAGTATGCTATAATTGGACTTAACAATGGAACCGCTTTTTTTGATATCTCAACCCCAACCAATCCAACCTATCTTGGAAAACTTGCTACAGCAACCGGGTCAAGTTTTTGGAGAGACGTCAAAGTATATAATAATTTTGCATTTATTGTGAGCGATGCGAATGGAAGTCATGGCATGCAAATATTCGATTTAACAAAACTAAGAAATGTCGCAAATCCACCTGCCACTTTTACCGAAGATGCTCATTATTCTGGCTTTGGAAGTTCACACAACATTGTAATAAATGAAGAAACCGGCTATGCGTATGCAGTTGGTAATAATACCTTTGGTGGTGGACCCCATTTTATCAACATCCAAAATCCGTTGGCTCCAATTCCTGCCGGGGGATATTCGGCCGGAGGTTATACCCACGATGCTCAGGTAATTGTATACGACGGTCCGGACACAGAACATGTTGGGAAAGAAATTTTATTCGGAAGCAATGAAACACACGTAGCAATTGTAGATGTTACCAACAAGGCAAATCCTCAGCTAATTGCAAATATCGCTTATCCTTCAGTTGGATATACGCACCAAGGATGGCTAACAGACGATAGAAATTACTTTTTACTTGGAGATGAAGGTGATGAGTTCGACTTTGGGTTTAACACCCGAACCGTTATTTTTGATGTCTCCGACCTGGACAACCCTTCCTTTAAATTTGAGTATTTTGGACCAACCGCCGCTGTGGACCATAATGGATATGTGATTGGAAATAAGTTCTATCTGGCAAATTATGCGGCAGGTTTAAGAACTATAGACATTAGTGATATCGACAATGAAAACATGACTGAAATAGGGTCTTTCGAT
This genomic stretch from Ulvibacter sp. MAR_2010_11 harbors:
- the thiL gene encoding thiamine-phosphate kinase, with translation MLENKNPSKTNISELGEFGLIDHLTKQFKISQKTTIKGIGDDAAVLVSEAKKQIVVTTDLLVEGVHFDLSYVPLKHLGYKAVVVNLSDVYAMNATAAQITVSIAVSNRFPIEALEELYAGIATASKVYNVDVVGGDTTSSTTGLIISITAIGYAKPEDIVYRNGAKENDLLVVTGDLGAAYLGLQVLEREKEVFKVNPNSQPDLEPYTYLIERQLKPEARKDITKLLTDLEVRPTAMIDISDGLSSEILHICTQSGVGCNLYEDKIPLDPQVISACEEFNLDSTTIALSGGEDYELLFTIGTEDFPKIKANPHLTIIGHISHKKEGTHLITRANTKIPLIARGWNSLQKEE
- a CDS encoding choice-of-anchor B family protein — protein: MKNFLLPILALSLTYVSAQTPCTGGMAGPYPCSGYTLQSEFSLNDMNAGAGNDSWGWTDPANGDEYAIVGLNNGTAFIDISDPVNPVYLGKLPTHTSNSSWRDIKVYNNYAFVVSEANNHGMQVFDLTRLRNVVAPPVTFTEDAHYNGFGSAHNIVINEDTGYAYGVGTSSFNGGPHFVNIQNPLNPTAAGGYSLGSYSHDAQVVTYCGPDSDYSGREILIGSNETNIVIVDITDKANPVGISNISYTNVGYTHQGWFTEDQRYFILGDEIDEQNVGFNTRTIIFDFNDLDSPQFHFEYTGPTPAIDHNGYVKGTKYYMANYRAGLRVIDVSDIANQNIVEEGFFDSYPNNNNANFSGAWNVYPYFESGNIVISDINRGFLLVKAATNDLIPPTAVCQDVTVSLDANGIATVAASQVNNGSADNSGTVYTLLCNNTFDCSDLGENTVELEVYDDFGNRDYCSATVTVIDNIAPVLTCPADFTVGYNGGNQFYTVPSYGTTGVVTVVDNCATTITQDPIEGTELTTGTYTISFDVTDASGNTDSCSFELTIDGTLGSADFELESGLSIFPNPASEVITIASKNIALTSLEVVDILGKRIYSVSNLNSATTAIDISALSKGMYFVIINNTVTKKIIKK
- a CDS encoding choice-of-anchor B family protein, which translates into the protein MKQITTILAFLISFSVYAQTPCESGMAGSFPCSGYDLQSQIPLGVMNSTRANDSWGWTDPQDGKEYAIICLIEGTAFIDISDPVNPIYLGQLPTENNSSTWRDAKTYNNYAFIVSEDSGHGMQIFDLTRLRNVANPPVVFTEDAHYSGFGSAHNIVINEATGYAYGVGTNMNSGGPHFINIQDPLTPIGVGSDSTNGYCHDAQVVIYNGPDTDYTGREILFGSYETQVVIVDVTDKNNPQTISTIGYTNVEYTHQGWLTEDHRYFLLGDEQDEINLGLNSRTIVFDFNDLDNPQFHFDYLGPTAATDHNGYVKGNTFYISNNAAGLRAVDISDIANMNMMEEGFFDSYLPDNNAGYNGAWNVYPFFESGNIVISDRTQGFLLVTPSVLGMNDLPYNDEFTVYPNPASENITVSSKSMELESITIYTGLGQKVLALDSIDSYASNIVVSNFPPGIYFVNINNLTVKKILIN
- a CDS encoding choice-of-anchor B family protein; this encodes MKKLLPFIIILCCGMVTAQVPCTGGFANSFPCSGYDLQSQISLAVMNSPGANDSWGWIDPDNGDEYAIVGLEDGTAFIDISDPVNPVYLGKLPTQTSVTVWRDIKTYNNYAFIVSEAPGHGMQIFDLTRLRNVPNPPTTFTTDAHYDDFSNAHNIVINEDIGFAYVVGTNTFSGGTHFVNIQDPLNPTPAGGFATDGYTHDAQVVTYNGPDSDYTGREILISSSGSEQIVSIVDVTDKNNPVSISTLSYTNVGYTHQGWFTEDQRYFLLGDEFDESNVGFNTRTIVFDLSDLDNPQQSFEYFGATTAIDHNGYVKGNKYFLANYAAGFREIDISDIANGNMSEVGFFDTYPADNNASYSGAWNVYPYFDSGNILITDRSGGFFLVKSSSLAVNDFSETNNFAVYPNPASTTLNIEAANSAILKITISDMIGNILYTAENLNTNEKEIDISIYSQGMYFLNINDNTTKKIIKK
- a CDS encoding choice-of-anchor B family protein: MKKALPLFLALITSVVIGQTPCVSGFAGSYPCSGYDLQAHFFLAEMGASDGNDSWGWTDPADGAEYAIIGLNNGTAFFDISTPTNPTYLGKLATATGSSFWRDVKVYNNFAFIVSDANGSHGMQIFDLTKLRNVANPPATFTEDAHYSGFGSSHNIVINEETGYAYAVGNNTFGGGPHFINIQNPLAPIPAGGYSAGGYTHDAQVIVYDGPDTEHVGKEILFGSNETHVAIVDVTNKANPQLIANIAYPSVGYTHQGWLTDDRNYFLLGDEGDEFDFGFNTRTVIFDVSDLDNPSFKFEYFGPTAAVDHNGYVIGNKFYLANYAAGLRTIDISDIDNENMTEIGSFDTHPGNNNASYNGSWNVYPFFASGNIVISGSNGFTLVKSANLGVNDATPFDFVMAPNPAMHSVTISSQASPISEIAVYNLVGQQIQNHIVNNSVSETLDISALSSGMYLVKINNTTTKRLLIN